A genomic stretch from Malus domestica chromosome 15, GDT2T_hap1 includes:
- the LOC139191913 gene encoding uncharacterized protein — MDNDQLVQLLTNVAQGMQNQANEVEDLKKQMGQMAEFMGQFSREQGKLPSSTNVNPKGGFESAKAIMLRSGKEVGSEFMQSKKDESENDILETFRKVQVNIPLLEAIKQVPKYAKFLKELCTTKRRVSNKEVVKVSENVSAVLQRKLPTKCKDPGSFTIPCVIGNTRFENAMLDLGASINVMPYSIYASINLGELKKDGVIIQLADRSNAYPKCVLDDVLIQVNHLIFPADFYVLDMEDSVHSTSLPILLGRPFMKTARTKIDVYKGTLTMEFDGKVINFNISETMRYPVDDHSCFSIDVIDSLAHEYLEELNEDALEIAITKGIELKNQELGANPRPKWGAQSRAL; from the exons ATGGATAATGATCAACTTGTTCAATTGCTAACCAATGTGGCGCAGggcatgcaaaatcaagccaatgaggtggaagatttgaaaaaacaaatgggacaaatggctgaATTCATGGGGCAATTCAGTAGAGAACAAGGCAAGTTACCAAGTTCAACAAATGTGAATCCAAAGGGCGGATTCGAATCCGCCAAAGCCATCATGTTGcgtagtggaaaagaagttggaagtGA gttcatgcaatcgaagaaggatgagagtgagaATGACATTCTTGAAACATTCCGGAAAGTGCAAGTAAACATTCCACTCCTTGaggcaattaaacaagtcccgaAATATGCCAAATTTCTCAAAGAGTTATGCACAACCAAGAGAAGAGTGTCGAACAAAGAGGTAgttaaggtaagtgaaaatgtttcAGCCGTATTGCAACGTAAACTACCCACTAAATGCAAAGACCCCGGAAGTTTTACGATTCCCTGTGTGATTGGCAATACTCGATTTGAAAATGcaatgctagatttaggtgcatctataaatgtcatgccttactctatatatgcatctataaacttgggtgaattgaaaaaggatggtgtgattatacaattggctGATCGTTCTAACGCATACCCAAAATGtgttttggatgatgttttaATACAGGTGAACCATTTGATCTTTCCGGCtgatttttatgttttagaCATGGAAGATTCAGTCCATTCCACCTCTTTGCCGATTCTTCTTGgtaggccattcatgaagacagcCCGTACAAAGATTGATGTATACAAAGGAACtttgacgatggaatttgatgggaaagttatcaattttaatatttctgaaactatgAGATATCCCGTTGATGATCactcttgcttttctattgacgTTATTGATTCTTTGGCGCATGAGTATCTTGAGGAATTGAACGAGGATGCCCTTGAAATAGCCATTACGAAGGGCATAGAACTAAAAAACCAAGAACTTGGGGCAAACCCACGACCAAAATGGGGAGCCCAATCTCGTGCCCTTTAA